From the genome of Brevinematales bacterium, one region includes:
- a CDS encoding class II fructose-1,6-bisphosphate aldolase, whose translation MAVSYKELGFVNTRAMFTRAVDSAFAVPAYNFNNMEQIQAIIAACVDTQSPVILQVSSGARKYANQTLLRWMGQGAVEMAREISKEKGLGEIPISLHLDHGDTYELCVSCIETGFSSVMIDGSHLSYEDNVALTKKVVEYAHKHDVTVEGELGVLAGVEDEVSAAEHVYTRPEEVEDFVSKTGCDSLAIAIGTSHGAYKFKPGTKPLIRLDILNEIVKRLPGFPIVMHGSSSVPQDAVATINKYGGKMQEAIGIPEDQIREAAKSAVCKVNIDSDGRLVMTAKIREVFATKPEEFDPRKYLGPARDALKEMYMRKNKDVLGSAGKAPEIIALLKK comes from the coding sequence ATGGCAGTCAGTTATAAGGAACTCGGATTCGTCAATACGCGCGCGATGTTCACCCGCGCGGTCGACAGCGCTTTCGCGGTACCGGCTTATAATTTTAATAATATGGAGCAGATTCAGGCGATTATCGCCGCCTGTGTGGACACCCAGTCCCCCGTTATCCTTCAGGTATCGTCGGGCGCCCGCAAGTACGCGAACCAGACCCTCCTTCGCTGGATGGGACAGGGCGCGGTTGAAATGGCGAGGGAAATCTCCAAAGAGAAGGGTTTGGGCGAGATACCTATCAGCCTCCATCTCGATCACGGCGATACTTACGAACTTTGCGTATCCTGTATCGAGACAGGGTTCTCGTCGGTGATGATCGACGGCTCCCATCTTTCCTATGAAGATAATGTCGCGCTGACTAAGAAAGTCGTGGAATATGCTCATAAGCACGACGTAACGGTCGAGGGCGAGCTCGGCGTGCTTGCCGGCGTCGAGGACGAAGTGTCCGCCGCCGAGCATGTTTACACCCGTCCCGAAGAGGTCGAGGACTTTGTCTCCAAGACCGGATGCGATTCGCTTGCGATCGCTATCGGCACCTCGCACGGCGCGTATAAATTCAAACCGGGCACCAAGCCCCTCATTCGTTTGGATATCCTCAACGAGATAGTCAAGCGTCTACCCGGTTTCCCGATCGTGATGCACGGGTCTTCGTCGGTTCCGCAGGACGCGGTCGCGACTATCAATAAGTACGGCGGAAAGATGCAGGAAGCGATCGGTATCCCCGAGGATCAGATCCGCGAGGCCGCCAAGTCCGCGGTATGTAAGGTAAATATCGATTCCGACGGGCGTCTCGTGATGACCGCGAAAATACGCGAGGTTTTCGCGACGAAGCCTGAGGAATTCGATCCCCGTAAGTACCTCGGCCCCGCCCGCGACGCGCTGAAAGAAATGTATATGCGCAAG